In the genome of Bdellovibrio bacteriovorus, one region contains:
- a CDS encoding alpha/beta fold hydrolase, translating into MKKWTVALGLLVLTACAGKTVKDNASETTTAKGFNAELSTYQYPFPVQYYSFKSQEQDLKMAYMDIPAGRPSDKVIVLLHGKNFPGAYFEQVILGLNQEGYRVIVPDQIGFGKSSKPQKYQYSFQTLAQNTSNLLASLNVQKFHLFGHSMGGMVASRFALMYPEKVTKLFLVNPIGLEDWKTMTSYRNIDESYKSELATTPEKIKQYQLDSYYDGKWKPEYDKWLEIPTGWLQGPDYPLIAWNAALTSDMVFTQPVFYEFKNIKVPTILIIGDRDRTAIGKAWASEDMKKKMGNYPVISRQVTKMIPKAKLVELKGLGHMPFIEDFEAFWKALTKNL; encoded by the coding sequence ATGAAAAAGTGGACTGTCGCTTTAGGTTTGTTAGTACTCACTGCGTGCGCTGGAAAAACGGTAAAAGACAATGCGTCGGAAACGACAACGGCTAAGGGTTTCAACGCTGAACTTTCAACTTATCAATACCCGTTTCCGGTTCAGTACTACTCTTTTAAATCCCAAGAACAAGACTTGAAAATGGCTTACATGGATATTCCAGCTGGCCGTCCGAGTGATAAAGTGATCGTCCTTCTTCACGGAAAAAATTTTCCCGGAGCTTACTTTGAACAAGTGATCTTAGGCTTGAATCAAGAAGGTTATCGCGTGATCGTTCCTGACCAAATCGGTTTTGGAAAATCATCAAAGCCACAGAAGTACCAATACAGCTTTCAAACTCTGGCACAGAATACTTCCAACTTGCTAGCAAGCTTGAACGTTCAAAAGTTTCACTTGTTTGGTCACTCCATGGGAGGCATGGTCGCATCTCGCTTTGCCTTGATGTATCCCGAAAAAGTAACGAAGCTATTTTTAGTGAACCCGATTGGTTTAGAAGATTGGAAGACAATGACGTCGTATAGAAATATCGATGAGTCTTACAAATCTGAATTAGCGACAACACCAGAAAAGATTAAGCAATACCAGCTTGATAGCTATTACGACGGCAAATGGAAGCCAGAATACGATAAGTGGTTAGAAATCCCTACTGGATGGTTGCAAGGCCCAGACTATCCATTGATTGCTTGGAATGCCGCCTTAACTTCAGACATGGTTTTCACTCAACCGGTCTTCTATGAATTCAAAAACATCAAAGTCCCAACGATTCTAATCATCGGTGACCGCGATCGCACCGCCATCGGAAAAGCCTGGGCTTCTGAGGACATGAAAAAGAAAATGGGCAACTACCCCGTCATCAGCCGGCAAGTAACTAAGATGATCCCAAAAGCAAAACTGGTAGAACTCAAAGGCCTAGGTCACATGCCTTTCATCGAAGACTTCGAGGCTTTCTGGAAAGCATTAACAAAGAATTTATAG